The Sorex araneus isolate mSorAra2 chromosome X, mSorAra2.pri, whole genome shotgun sequence DNA segment AACAGCTATTAAAACACCAAGAAAAACCATCATCATAACAAGTTAAATGCTTTGCAAGGGGACTTTATAtccaatatataaaatacattatttacgGACagctttagaaagaaaaataggtcAATTCTTTACCCCAAAGTAGCAAGAATACTTTCAATATCACTTGCAGCCGACGGCTACggagatgtttatttatttatctttttggatatttagagatgctcagggctcactcctggctctgcactcggtaatcactcctggcggtgctcaggggaccctatgggatgctggggatcgaatccaggtcagctgcgtgcaaggcaaacgccctcccggctgtgctgtcgctccagccctgttaccTTAATTTTTGTGTCTTTTCACTTGCACAAACAAGTCAGATGCTCCCCCCTGGAGCTCGTCCCCGGAGGGGTTCCCTCTGTCCCGTCCCGCAGTGgggctcctgcccacccccctttGGTATCTGCCTGGCTCCCAGCCTCTCGCCCAGGGCCCTCTGCCTTCACCCTGCGCAGCTGCCCAGCCATAAAGGGACAATGAAGACACGGGCCCAAGCTCAGGTGACCGGTGCCACCGACGCCGACGAGGACAATGCGGGACTTTGGGGGTGGTTAAAGGTCGAGGCAAACCCCAGCTCAGGGGGGACGCCAGCAGGGGTGGCTCTGAGGGAGGCGCTGGTCCTGCAGGGCGGGTCAtgtgggcagggctgcggggagggtcTCAGGGGCGGCCTCGGGGGCCGTCTGCTCTGGCCGGGGACACTCGCCCTGCCCTTCCCCCGGAGTCCCGCTGTCCCCGGGGTCCTCGGCCTGCACGTCCAGCTGGGCCATCAGCTCCTCCAGCTTCCGGGCCTTGCGCAGCTCGTTCTGCTGGATGATGGCGCACAGGTGCTCTGTCAGCTGCTCCTTCGTCTCCGTCCTGCGCTGCAGGTCCAGCTTGGCCGACACGTACTCCGCTTCCGCCCTGTCAAAGCGCTTCCTGGTGAgatatgggggagggggggagaaggtTGGTGCAGGGGGCCCGGGAAGCAGCCGGTCCGCGCCAGCACTGGAGGACCCCAACCTGGCCCGGCCCTCGGagcagcaacatttttttttcttttttgcttttgggtcacacctggtcatgcacaggggttactcctggctcatgcactcaggaattactcctggcggtgctcgggggaccgtatgggatgctgggaatcgaacccaggtttgcctcgtgcagggcaaatgccctccccgctgtgctattgctcctgtccccagagcagcaacatttaaaaaaataatagtaatcgggactggagtgatagcacagtcagaagggtgttggccttgcacacggccaacccaggttcgattcccagcatcccatagggtccctgagcaccaccaggagtgattcctgagtgcagagccgggaggaaccgctgagcatcaccgggtgggacccaaaaggaataataataatactataataaaatatattattttatataaatataaatatataataattattgtcaccgtcatcccgttgctcattgatttgttcaagcgggcaccagtaacgtctctcactgagacttattgttactgttcttggcatatccaatatgcacggggagcttgccaggctctgccgagtgggctcgatactctcggtaacttgtcaggctaGTAAATATTACATAAgggataataattattaaattatataggggataataattattaaataagaaaTTCTGCTCATGCATCACTCAGCACAGATCTAAAAATGAAGATCAGGCAGAGCGTAAGGATGTGGAGTTTCTACTTGAAAACTCTTCTTTGCAACCTGTTTTCCATACTGGCCTGTGACAGACAGGCCCTAGAGGAGCTCTGGGGATACGCGCTGCTACTATTCCACACTCCTCCCATATCCTGCTTATGAACGTTCTTGCACGCAGCTTTGAGTCCGGACCCCAGGTATGTGTGCCCCCCCCGCAACTTTAATCACACACGTCTTTGCTCACTGGCCTCATGAATGCAGCCCTGACATGAATGTCTGCGAAAAATTCCCTGCGTCTCCACTGATCTTTCTACCCGACTACCCCACTGACGAGCTtgtattttgtgtatttatttaaaattccttGGCCAGAAGTAGGCCTATCGCCCCCTTGGTACAGcgtgatttataatactgattAATTTCACAAACGGCCCCGTCGGCCTGGGGGTCAGGTGGGGAAATTCCAAAGGCGGGTCTGATGACATCCTCAGGAACGGAAGAATAAGGGCATTATGCAAAACAGACAAACTGAACTGGAAATGTCATTATAGCATCGTGCGGTTATTTTATAGGGACAGTAAATGACTTGATGAATGTTATTTAAAGGACTCAAGAAACTGTCTTTGGGTTGTGGCATcctgaattctttttaaaaactccatCGTTAACTCTGAGTATGCCACTGGGTTCCACAAAAGCATTGTGAAATTTGAGtttctttcctgagaaattaaaactAATCTGTAAGAATTAACCTAAGTCTTGATTTTCAGTGTATCTTAGCTGTCTTCCAGAGAACTGAAACTTTTCTTGTAtttgaaagaaacagaatggggactggagcaacagcacagcgggaagggcgtcggctttgcacgtggctgacccaggttcgattcccagcatcccatagggtcccctgagcaccaccaggagtaattcctgagtatagagccaggaggaacccctgagcatcaccaggtgtgacccaaaaagcaaagcaaaacaaacaacaacaaaaaaaccagaaTAAAATTCTCCTGGGCAACTGCCAGTTGTCATAAGGGCAAAAATACTCTTaggtttcctttgtttttgtttttttctttttttttggggggggtcacacccggcaatgcacaggggttcctcctggctctgcattcaggaatcactcctggcggtgatcaggagaccctatgggatgctgggaatcgaacccaggtcggccgagtgcaaagccgacgccctccccgctgtgctatggctccagcccctcttaggtTTCCTTTGGTCAGAGGAAACAAACCCAGTACCCTCATCTGTGGACGCTCAGCGATAAATTCCAAACTCCGCAAGCCCCACACCTGGACACGTTTCGCTGTTTCATCAAGTGAGGAATGTTCTCAAtggtaagaaaacagaaaacgCTGGATAAAGTGCTGGTTAACGCAGTCCTTCATGCCACAGGCATTCAGGTATGAGGGAAGGCAGGAAACGGTGGTTTTGGGGGGACAGTGGTGGTTAAGGCCCTggcctgaggtgctcagggggccctcctaggtctgtactcagggatcaggccAGCGTCAGTGACACGCAGCCACCTTcccgcccccctctcctctctctggccccagaaagacTACTGGTACTCTGTTCTCGGCTTTCATGGGACAGCACTGAGAATGTGTTCCGTTTGGTCAGAGTAGAGAAAATGGGCCCATAAGGGCATTTTACAGCTCTCAGAAAGATCAAGAGGTGAAATAGGACACCCGCGACCCCTCGGTGTTCACAGGTCGCTCTCCAGAACCTGGGACTGTCACCAAGCACGCCGTGAGGGCCGGACTCGGAGAGGAGCTTCTCCTGGATTATCCATTTGGATCTGAAACACGATCTTCTTAGGGGGAAGAAGCCCAGGGGGCTCCCgatgagaaagggaggaaggacaggccCCAGTTTCACGGGACGCCAGCCCCAGCCACCTCGGGCCTGCTGGTCCCGGACTTGGGAGCGGGGGTTTTCAAAACAACCTCAAACATTCCGGCACGGACAGCCAGAGGCAGAGGTCACGTCTGCACCCCAAGGGACTGCCATCTTTAGCATCTTAGAGATGtaaagttgggctggagccatagcacagcggggagggcgtaggccttgcatgtggccgacccgggtccgattcccagcatcccacagggtttcccgagctctgccaggagtaattcctgagtgcagagccaggaggaacccctgtgcatcgctgggtgtgacccaaaaaagccaaataaatagaCGTAAAATGGAATGGAAACTCTTTTTACCACTGAAAATGAATGTTTCCTTATGAGCATTCACCTAGGATGGGATGCCTTTCCTCCTTTAATGAATAATCCCATCTTCCTGATGACTCTCTAGAGGCCAACGCTCGGGAATTTCGCTCGGGAATTTCTTCCGCAACATTCGAGTTATAAAGACAttcttccccaccctcctctgaGACAGAATTAAAACAAtctgatggtttttttttttctcttctgctgaGGAAGCCAGAGTCATGTGACGCCTCACACACAGGGCTCAGGCATGTCCCCGTTCCTCCAGCAAGCAAGTCAAGGAGGGTGAAACGAGTGACACCTGACACCATCGGGGCTGAGCTAGCGCTTAGTGAAATCCTGGTTATGCCCTAATGGTCTCACTAACGTCCTAATGGTCTCACCAAGGGGAACCTGCAGCTTCCAGCTCTGGTTATTGGCTAGCGCTGGCGCTGACCTGGACAGTGAGCTAAGGAAGGCGGCCCGGCCTGTCCCCCGGCACGCGGTCAGGCGACAGTTAGGGACCACCGCAAGCCTCTTTCTTAAACAATCAACAGTAAATTAAAAACCACAGCCAGCACTTCCGCTTTATTAAACGGCGACGTGAACATTCCGATGCCGTGGGTCGGCCCGGAAGAACGAGGCATTCTGGCCGGTGGCCAGGGTCCCCGCGGGGACACACAGATGCCCGGCCGCGTCGCCGACACGATGCTCCCGCGGGGAAAAGGACAAGCCGAGGATGATTAAAGCGTCGCTGAAGAACATGGGACGCGCTGAAATGGGACTTAATTTTCTGCCCTTTTATCTGTTTGCAAAGTTCACGTAATTCTTTACATGTGTGGCTTCAGTTTAAAGACGCTGGGATGGTTTTgatggtttaaaaaaatgaataaaagtcagTGGTTGAAACCAAGAAAACACAGTAGAGCAAACCATTTTCTCCCGAGCGTAACTGAAAAAAGAGTAAATCAGGGAGAACCTGGTGCAATTTTCATTCAAAtaggcacatattcaaaagaaccggagcactgtcgccccgttgctcatcgatttgctcgagcgggcaccagtcacgtctccatggtgagacttgttgtgactgtgtttggcatctcgaagacgccactgggagcttgccaggctctgccgtgcgggcgggatcctctcggtagcttgccgggctctgagagggacggaggaatcgaacctgggtcagccacatgcaaggcaaacgcttgcAGAGCTCCAGGCGGGGGACACTCACCGCGCGGCCGAGTATTCGAGGCTGGCCTGGTCAATCCGGTTCCGGAGGATCCCGATATCGGCCGACACCATGTCGTCCAGCGCCTGCAGCTCTTTCTGGATGCGCTTCAGCTTCAGGGTCTCAGCCTGCGTCCTGCGcgatctgggggggggggtggggtgcgtgTTGAGGGGCGTCGCACACCCCGGCTTGAAAACACCCCAGATTTTGGGACCAAGACGAGGAAAGAgcctgtttttttgggggaggtgggggagtcacgcctggcgatgctaacagggttcctcctggctctgcactcaggaatgactcctggaggtgctcaggggaccctatgggatgctgggaattgcacctgggtcggccgggtgtaaggccaacgccctccccactgtgctgtcgctccagccccgagggaaAGAGCCTTTGAGACTGTCATCGTCGTTAGcctcttatttttctcctcttttgggtcaggattgactcctggctcggtgctcaaggatcacacctggaggggcagtggggcgccggggatcaaacccaggtcggcctcctcTTAAGTTACCCCTGTGAGTCTGTGATTTTCACCTCTGAACATGGGGGAATACAAATGACGTTGGAACAGTAACAAGGGAAGAAGTAACAAGGGAAGTAGTAACAAGGTAATAAGGGAACAAGTAACAAGGGAAGAAGTAACAAGGTAACAAGGGAAGAAGTAACAAGATAACAAGGGAACAAGTAACAAGTGACCTTGAACAAGTAACACCTTTGAACAAGCAACAAGGGAAGTTACTTTTCCTTTCaaaggggaggggcgggcagggctctAAGCTACAGCTGGCAATCCTAGGTCTCTATCACCGCCACCAGCAGGACACAGTGAAAGGATAGTCCTGTTTCTCCTTACAGCCAACCCTGGCAGTTCTTGCTGGGGACCAGATTTCACTTGTGAACCCCAAGAAGCAGCACCCATATGAACAGTGATTTCTCTCTGTCTGAAAGCATCCATTTGCCCTCACTCTTACGCGTCGCCCCCTCCAAATTTTCACGGCTCTGTTTCACAGCCAAACGACTTTCATTGTTTCATTGGAATTCTTCTGAGGCGCCAATGCCAATACTCTCAGTGGGGGTTACGGCATCCCTCACAGGAGCAAGGCCTTGGGTTTTAGCCCCgaaacccccaccccacaacgGAACACTGTCTTCTGCACTCATTTgagaacacaatggaatactatacagctgttagaaaggatgaagtcatgaaatttgcatataagtggatggacacggagagtatcatgctgagtgaaatgagtcacaaagagagggggggaggacagacatagaagaactgcactcatttgtggaatataaagtaacataataggagactgacacccaaggatagtaaagATAAGGGCCATGGCTTGGacgctggcctcacgtgctgggaaaaaaggcagctgggatggagaagggaccactaagtcaatgatggctgggggctcgctgggatgggagatgtgtgctgtaagtggataaaggaccaaacacgatggccacttagtacctgtattgcaaaccgtaacacctgaaaggagaaagataaagaggGTCTGTGCCTCccacaggggcaggggagggagggatacggtgagggtggcaggagggatactgggaacactggtagtggagaatgggcactggtggagcgatgggtactagatcattgtatgactggaatgtaatcatgaaagtttggaagtctgtaactgtatgtcacggtgattcagttaaaaaaaaaatagcatatcaGCCAGgccggagcaacaggacagcggggagggcgtttgccttgcaggggccgacccgggttcgatccccggcatcccacagggtcccctgagcaccgccaggagtgattcctgagtgcagagcctggagctggcgctgagcatcgccaggtgggacccaaaaagtcagtcactatcatcccgttgctcactgatttgttcgagcgggcaccagtaacgtctctcattaagagacttattgtgactgcttttggcatatccaatacgcacaggtagcttgccaggctctgccgtgcgggcgcgatactctcagtagcttgctgggctctctgagaggggcagaggaatcgaacacgggtcggtcgcgtgaaaggcaaacaccctaccgctgtgctatcgctccagcgataaatttaaataaattaaattacaattttaattttaattaaaattaaatttgtaattaaattaaaaatttaaattttaaaattcaaatttaaaaaatttaatttttaaaaaatttcattaaaaaattttttttaaataatacatacataaatcTGAAAGCCTCTTACCACCCAGGGCAAGCAGGCTGCACACTAAAGAACAGAACACACATGAGAGCAAGCCTTTAATCAGGACTCCCCTCGCTTCAAGATTTCACATACATCCTCCTGGGAGAATAGAACTCCCACACGAAACCACAGGAGTGCAGCCCACGACCTCCCCAGGTACCCGCGCCCTGGCGCACGCCCGCTTCCCGGCCTCCGTGTGGGAGGGGGCTGCCTTCCCCTCACGGTCCTCGCTGCCCCCTTATTAATAAGCTCATCGGACGGCATCGCCCGACGTCTGCCTCACAGCTCATCTGTCTCTGGGTCCTCAATGAAGACAAAGACTTAACGCTTTCCTCTAACGGGCCGCGGGGCAAGCGAGAGGGCGGGCGCCCGCGTGCTCAGTATCTCTGGGGCCAGGTGAGAGGCCAAGGTCTGGGAAAAAAACGGCCAGATTGCACACTGACGTAGCCCAAACGTTCTCACTctctggaggccacacccggcagtgctcagggctgactcccagctctgtgctcagggctgactcctggctctgtgctcagggctgactcatagttctgtgctcagggctgactcctggctctgtgctcagggctgactcatagctctgtgctcagggctgactcccggctctgtgctcagggctaactcctggcggGGCGAGTGGGGGTGCGAGGccagtgcccacctgctgtggcactgctcaggccccGACGTTCTCCTTGGCTGgtacctgcctgcctccctctcccgccccctgccccgacCACAGCTCGACCCAGATGAATCCAGTCAGGGTCCCGGAGGCTGCCAGGGGCTGCCCCATCACTGCCCCTTTGATGGTCACCACACATGAGAGAGACTGgtggcggagggggagggggggacaggaggggaacTGCGGAAACACCCAGATCGGGAACAGGACAGGCAGTACAGGTCCAGGCCTGCTGTCGAGATGACACTCGCGCCCGAAGGGCAGAACAGCTGTCTGTGGGACAGTGCTCACGGGGCAGCTGTCTGTGGAACAGTGCTCCCGGGGGCTGTCTGTGGAACAGTGCTCTTGGGGCTGTTTGTGGGACAGTGCTCACAGGGGCTGCTCTCTGTGGAACAGTGCTCATGGGGCTGTCTGTGGGACAGTGCTCACGGGGCTGTCTGTAGAACAGTGCTCACGGGGCAGTCTGTGGAACAGTGCTCACAGGGTGGCTGTCTATGGAACAGTGCTCACGCGTGTGGGGGCAGGATCAGAGCCTCACTGCGGGCAGGGCACAAGCCAGAACAGCGCCCACAAAATCCACtgcagctgggggcagggagctcAGTAGCGGGGTCCAACCCCCCCCATCCAGGGCAGATGACCAGGGCTCCCAGCAGTAGGACTTAACTCAGTGCTGGCTGCTGACCGCCTAGCACCTCGGTGCGGTTGCTTCAAACTGCTCGTCTGTAAGCCTCCACCACGCCCagacctcctccccaccccccacccccgcgcccccatCTCTCCACTTCCCGAGTCCCCGCTGAGCTAAGGCTGGATGGACTGTGTATGATTCCCGGAGCACTGCGGGCCGAGCCCGGAGTCGCTGGCTGCGGAGGAAAAGGCGGCTTATTAGGACAGACCACTCGGGACCACTGGTACCCAGGTGCCTCACCTTTCTGCAATAGCTTTAGCCAAAAGAGCTTTCTTacgtttatttttctcttccatcaGCCGCTGCTCTTGTTGGAGGACTTCCCAGCGGGATTTTTCTTgcctgaggttaaaaaaaaaaaaggaaaaaaaaagtattaagagAAGTTTATGAAACCTCCATCCCACACCTTAGCGGTCTCATTCCCCCAAGGATAAAATTTAATCAGGCAGATTATGGACATTCTCTTACAAAACTCCTACGACGGGCCCAGCTGCAGCTCATTATTTTGCTCTAATAGGAACAAAGATGATGATGTTAAGCAAAGGAGGCACGCAGAAATTGGCCCTTTGAAATCCATTATATGGATATAATCTCGGAACCCGCAACCTGGAAGCCAGAGAACTGGGGCGTTTCCCGGAGTACAAAGCGGCGGTGGGAGTTAATTATGTATTATATGCAAGAGCAGAGCAAACTAAATTGGTCTGCAGCTAGTGCCCTGTTCTAGCTCTGAGACTTTTCTCTAATTAAAGTCTCTCCCCTAGAACCACCTTAGGACAATAACCGGGGTTTATTTCCTGCATTTTCTTCCAATTTCCTTGCTCTTTCCAGCCCTTCATCTAAAGAGCGAAACGCTCTGAGCTTAAGATTGGCGTCGTGGGCTAAAGAGGCTGCCAAGGTctcagctgacccggggttcgatccccggcatcccagagggtcccccgagcaccgccaggagtgattcctgagtgcagagccaggagtcagccctgggcatcgccgggtgggacccccccccaaaaaaaaactttcttgtaAATTTGTGACCTTGCTATTAACTCCAACAAGGTCATGCCCAAGTCTTTTCTCTCTGACCTTTGGGGCTCTTGTCCCTGCCACGACTGGGACGGCAGCTGGCCTGGCAGGGCTGCTGGCAAGCCGTCGGCTGGGGGACATGGCGGACTGTGCGTGAGCCTGTGCCCCCACGGACCCCAAAGGGCAGTGCTAGCGGGATCTCCCATGTGTGTGGGCTGGCGCTGAGGGTCAAACAAGGCCTCCTGCCTGCGGGGCAGGTGCTCAGCACCGAGTCAGCCCTGGGCCCACTGAGTCACGATCTCAAAGTCCTCTATTCTGGGGCCAGAACGGTATCAccgaggggagggcgtttgccttgcacgtggccgacccaggttcgatccctggcatcccctgagcaccgccgggagtgattcctgagtgcagagccaggagtcagccctgagcatcgctgggtgggacccaaaaagcataaaaaaaaacaaaaacccaaaaacaacccccccccccaataaaaaaattaaaatcctctCTTCTGACCCAGAACCACATCCAGGATGATCTTTTTCTTGCCATTCCCTCAATTCCCACCACCCTGGCACTTTGACACTCAACGTCCCGGTTTCAGCTCTGTCCACACCATCCTAGTGGCCTGCGGTGGCTCCGTTCGAGGCCCAGGGCTAATACTATCCCCAGGAAGAGGCgagggtcgctcctggtggtgctcaggactctgaCCCAAGGACTCACATTCGgccgtgtcccccccccccccgcccgaacCCCCCGTCCCAGAGCCGTATTGCTGGTCCCTGACACTTTCTTCACTCTCGAAATTCTCGGGCCCGTCCTTTGCTGATTCCCGGGAATCCTATCTGCCTTGTTCTCTCGGGACAGTTTCCTTTCCCCTTTGCACACGCTCAGAGTCTCTCCCTCTGGCCACTGGACTCGTACCACGGCTAGACAGTACAgggttaatggggctggagcgatagcacagcggggagggcgtttgccttgcacgaggctgacccaggtgcgattcccagcatcccatagggtctcccaagcactgctaggagtaacccttgagcatcgatgggtgagacccaaaaagaaaaaaaaaagtacagggttaaggcacgagctggagcgatagcacagcggttgggcgttcgcctttcacgcggctgacccgagttcgattcctccgcccctctcggagagcccggcaagctaccgagagtatcgagcccacgtggcagagcctggcaagctccccgtgcgtattggatatgccaaaaacagtcacaataagttctctcaatgagagacgttactggtgcctgctcgaacaaatcgatgagcaacgggatgatagtgacagtgacaggcttaAGGTGCATACCTTATACGCTGCAgaccctggcccctcccccagaaTGGCCCAGTCCCCCAgacattgccaggtataacccccaggggcccctgagcacccccgggatagtctgggtaatccctggcaacacatccCAGGTATCCCTCAGTGACCTCgggaacccctccccccaaaacgcCTCAACCTCTCTCTCGATAAAGAACAGACATCCTAGCTAAGGGGTCCggttcaatttcttttctttttcgcttttttgggccacacctggcgatgctcaggggtcactcctggctcatgcactcaggaattactcctggcggtgctcggaggaacctatgggatgctgggaatcgaacctgggtcggccgcatgcaaggcaaaagccctccccactgtgctaacactccagccctccGGTTCAatttcaacccaccccctctgcctcAGTGGTGGTGAACGGGACTTAAAAGGCATTTAAATGGATGTGGTAGGTCCGGGTTGGTTTGTAATTCATGCGGCTTCACGTCTCTCCTTAGAGTCTCTCGTCAGAGGGATGTCGAGGCCAGCAGGAAACAGCACAGAATGAGAATCAGCGGAGATGGGGAATAGCTGAGGCGGGGAGAAATGTGAAAGATGGGGcctgaacgatagcacagcggggagggtgtttgccttgcacgcggccgacccgggttcgatccccggcatcccatagggtcccccaagcactgccaggagtaattcctgagtgcaaagccaggagtgacccctgagcatcgctgggtgtgacacccccccccccaaaaaaaaagaaatgtgaaagacTCTGAAAGACAGAGGCTGGGAAAATGGGAGCCAGAAACGAAATGCCATTCTCTCTCCCCGGGTCAGTGCGCCGTGAGGAGGAAATAAATACAAGTTGACGTGGGAGCAGAAGACACAGATGGAAGAGGCGGAGGGTCCAGGTTCCTCGTAGGGGAACGGCCATTCCTGCCTTGGGAACTGAGTCCCGGAAGTGGTTACAAAGAGTGGCGTGGCCCTGCTGAGCTTGTCCGTCTTCTTGCTTCCTCCACGCTCTCTCTGCTCTACGAGGGTCCTTTCCGGGGGGAGCAGAGATGTGCCGGAAATGGAATTTGGGGAGAACTAATACTAGGCATCTAATATTCAGGAAGGCTGCAGGAAGGCTGGCCCGGGACCCTGTGAAATTTACTTGTGAGCCCCAACCGGACATTGCACGAGCAACAACTTTGTTTTCGGAGTGtggtttctctccctcttcctacTTTGCTTTGGGGcactgcgctcaggggaccctatggggtgccgaggattgaacccaggtcggcggcatgcaaggcagtgtcctccccgctgtgctattgctcagcccctgtGGTATTCTTTCTGACTCCGAGGTCCTGGCCCTGTGAAGGGGAAACACGCAGTGGGTGTAACAAGGAAGGCTGCCGAGTCCGCTGACAGGAAAGCAAGGAAACGGGAAGACTCAGGTTTCCTCAAAGCcccgtggggggccggggggaggcagGATGGGAACCGTCTCGTGGATATACAGACTTACTAACAATTCCACTTTCTTTGTCTCCAGCTTGCCGTCCGGCTGTGGGGGGCGAACCTCGGCACTTCCGGGACCTTCGTGGGAATTTGTGGGTCCCAGATCTGGGCCCCGAGCCCCCCGGTCCTGGGCGTTTCCATCCCCGGTGCTGGCAGGGAGTGCGGGAGTGCTCGCAGGAACAGGGGGAGGAGAATGGGGAGGCTGAGGACAGAgattctgtttgggggcaggCGGCAGCTGCTCTGGCAGGGCGGCGCCTCCTCCATGCTGAACACCGAGATGCCGCTCGTTCTGCGCGGATGGGGCTCTCTCCCGAGGAAGCTGCTGGCGGTCTCTCTTGGCGGGAAGCCGACGCTGTGGCTCAAAGGGATCtggggagg contains these protein-coding regions:
- the GORAB gene encoding RAB6-interacting golgin isoform X3 codes for the protein MEEKNKRKKALLAKAIAERSRRTQAETLKLKRIQKELQALDDMVSADIGILRNRIDQASLEYSAARKRFDRAEAEYVSAKLDLQRRTETKEQLTEHLCAIIQQNELRKARKLEELMAQLDVQAEDPGDSGTPGEGQGECPRPEQTAPEAAPETLPAALPT
- the GORAB gene encoding RAB6-interacting golgin isoform X2; translation: MAQGWAGFSEEELRRLKQRKDPFEPQRRLPAKRDRQQLPRERAPSAQNERHLGVQHGGGAALPEQLPPAPKQNLCPQPPHSPPPVPASTPALPASTGDGNAQDRGARGPDLGPTNSHEGPGSAEVRPPQPDGKLETKKVELQEKSRWEVLQQEQRLMEEKNKRKKALLAKAIAERSRRTQAETLKLKRIQKELQALDDMVSADIGILRNRIDQASLEYSAAR
- the GORAB gene encoding RAB6-interacting golgin isoform X1, with the protein product MAQGWAGFSEEELRRLKQRKDPFEPQRRLPAKRDRQQLPRERAPSAQNERHLGVQHGGGAALPEQLPPAPKQNLCPQPPHSPPPVPASTPALPASTGDGNAQDRGARGPDLGPTNSHEGPGSAEVRPPQPDGKLETKKVELQEKSRWEVLQQEQRLMEEKNKRKKALLAKAIAERSRRTQAETLKLKRIQKELQALDDMVSADIGILRNRIDQASLEYSAARKRFDRAEAEYVSAKLDLQRRTETKEQLTEHLCAIIQQNELRKARKLEELMAQLDVQAEDPGDSGTPGEGQGECPRPEQTAPEAAPETLPAALPT